One Amycolatopsis sp. NBC_00355 genomic window carries:
- the rfbA gene encoding glucose-1-phosphate thymidylyltransferase RfbA: MKGIVLAGGTGSRLYPLTKATSKQLLAVYDKPMVYYPLSVLMLAGIREILVISTPESIPALRALLGDGSDLGLDISYAEQDQPRGIAEALLIGADHIDGNPCALILGDNIFHGAGFSRILRAARERLDGCTLFGYPVSDPERYGIGETDERGALVSIEEKPLRPRSDNAITGLYLYDSDVVEVARGIEPSARGELEITDVNKAYLKEGRAQLCRLGRGFTWLDAGTHDSLLAASQYVQVIEKRQSVRVACLEEIALRMGYIDAERCRRSGEAMKSSEYGKYLVQLSETLG, from the coding sequence ATGAAAGGAATCGTTCTCGCCGGCGGAACCGGTTCGCGGTTGTACCCCCTGACGAAGGCGACGTCCAAGCAGCTGCTCGCGGTCTACGACAAGCCGATGGTCTATTACCCGCTTTCGGTGCTGATGCTCGCCGGCATCCGGGAGATCCTGGTCATCTCGACCCCCGAGAGCATCCCGGCCCTGCGCGCGCTGCTCGGCGACGGCTCCGACCTGGGGCTCGACATCAGCTACGCCGAGCAGGACCAGCCGCGCGGCATCGCCGAGGCGCTGCTGATCGGCGCGGACCACATCGACGGGAATCCGTGCGCGTTGATCCTGGGCGACAACATCTTCCACGGTGCCGGCTTTTCCCGGATCCTGCGCGCCGCGCGCGAGCGCCTCGACGGCTGCACGCTGTTCGGTTACCCGGTCTCCGATCCCGAGCGCTACGGCATCGGCGAAACCGACGAGCGCGGCGCCCTCGTGTCGATCGAAGAGAAACCGCTGCGCCCGCGTTCGGACAACGCGATCACCGGGCTCTACCTCTACGACTCCGACGTCGTCGAGGTCGCCCGCGGCATCGAGCCGTCGGCGCGGGGCGAGCTGGAGATCACCGACGTCAACAAGGCCTACCTCAAGGAGGGCCGGGCGCAGCTGTGCCGCCTGGGCCGCGGGTTCACCTGGCTCGACGCCGGGACGCACGACTCCCTGCTCGCCGCCAGCCAATACGTTCAGGTGATCGAAAAGCGCCAGAGCGTGCGGGTCGCCTGCCTGGAGGAGATCGCGCTGCGCATGGGCTACATCGACGCCGAGCGGTGCCGGCGCTCCGGCGAGGCGATGAAGAGCTCCGAATACGGCAAGTACCTGGTCCAGCTCTCCGAGACGCTGGGCTAG
- a CDS encoding LmbU family transcriptional regulator, producing the protein MMTSKEGSIPRHAEPAAPRNTDRSPVASPPGRLTGRPFTDGMLTRRTSLNLPPQIPLDEWSRIGHEIFVISESSTWWLGDWLIYGQAQYPDRYMHAIAKTSLDYQTLRNYAWVARRYSVTRRRPALSFQHHAELASLPEEQQENWLDRAEKFGWSRNELRNRVRASRKAARAVDDEEGSDVLSIEMNVPADRKQRWLEAASTTKQDLLSWIVSILDNAADTVIGLPGDEHAISGQHAISGQKEG; encoded by the coding sequence ATGATGACGAGCAAAGAGGGCAGCATTCCGCGGCACGCCGAACCGGCCGCCCCGCGGAACACCGACCGGTCACCGGTCGCTTCGCCCCCAGGCCGCCTGACCGGCCGGCCGTTCACCGACGGAATGCTGACCAGGCGGACCAGCCTCAACCTGCCACCCCAGATCCCGCTCGACGAGTGGAGCAGGATCGGCCACGAGATCTTCGTGATCTCGGAGTCCTCGACGTGGTGGCTGGGTGACTGGTTGATCTACGGACAGGCGCAGTACCCGGACCGCTACATGCACGCGATCGCGAAGACGTCGCTGGACTATCAGACGCTCCGCAACTACGCGTGGGTGGCACGGCGGTACTCGGTGACCCGCCGCCGGCCGGCGCTCAGCTTCCAGCACCACGCGGAGCTGGCCAGCCTGCCGGAAGAACAGCAGGAGAACTGGCTCGATCGGGCGGAGAAGTTCGGCTGGTCCCGCAACGAGCTGCGCAACCGGGTCCGGGCCAGCCGCAAGGCGGCACGGGCGGTGGACGACGAGGAAGGCAGCGACGTCCTCAGTATCGAGATGAACGTGCCGGCGGACCGGAAGCAGCGATGGCTCGAGGCCGCCAGCACGACGAAGCAGGACCTGCTCTCGTGGATCGTGTCCATTTTGGACAACGCGGCGGACACCGTGATCGGGCTGCCGGGCGACGAGCACGCGATATCGGGGCAGCACGCGATATCGGGGCAGAAGGAAGGCTGA
- the metK gene encoding methionine adenosyltransferase, whose product MSGSRLFTSESVTEGHPDKICDAISDSILDGLLSKDPRSRVAVETLITTGQVHVAGEVTTEAYADIPTIVRDVILRIGYDSSAKGFDGNSCGVNVAIGSQSADIAQGVDTAYESRVESDEDEINRQGAGDQGLMFGYACSDTPELMPLPIALAHRLSKRLTAVRKDGVLPYLRPDGKTQVTIEYAGDQPVRLDTVVVSSQHADGIDLDRMLGVDVKDHVVEPELADLGIDTSGARLLVNPTGRFVIGGPMGDAGLTGRKIIVDTYGGMARHGGGAFSGKDPSKVDRSAAYAMRWVAKNVVAAGLATRTEVQVAYAIGKAAPVGLFVETFGTETVDPSKIQQAITEVFDLRPAAIIRDLDLLRPIYAPTAAYGHFGRPELDLPWESTARAADLKAATGA is encoded by the coding sequence ATGTCCGGCAGCAGGTTGTTCACCTCGGAGTCGGTGACCGAAGGGCACCCCGACAAGATTTGCGACGCCATCAGCGACTCGATCCTCGACGGTCTGCTGTCGAAGGACCCCCGCAGCCGCGTCGCGGTCGAGACCCTGATCACCACCGGCCAGGTCCACGTCGCCGGTGAGGTGACCACCGAGGCCTACGCCGACATCCCGACGATCGTGCGGGACGTGATCCTGCGGATCGGGTACGACTCGTCGGCGAAGGGGTTCGACGGCAACTCGTGCGGCGTCAACGTCGCGATCGGGTCGCAGTCGGCCGACATCGCCCAGGGCGTCGACACCGCGTACGAGTCCCGCGTCGAGTCGGACGAGGACGAGATCAACCGTCAGGGTGCGGGTGACCAGGGCCTGATGTTCGGTTACGCGTGCTCCGACACCCCGGAGCTGATGCCGCTGCCGATCGCGCTGGCGCACCGGCTGTCGAAGCGGCTGACCGCGGTCCGCAAGGACGGTGTGCTGCCGTACCTGCGCCCGGACGGCAAGACCCAGGTGACCATCGAGTACGCCGGTGACCAGCCGGTGCGCCTCGACACGGTCGTGGTCTCGTCGCAGCACGCGGACGGGATCGACCTGGACCGCATGCTGGGCGTCGACGTCAAGGACCACGTCGTCGAGCCGGAGCTGGCGGACCTCGGCATCGACACGTCCGGTGCGCGGCTGCTGGTCAACCCCACGGGCCGGTTCGTGATCGGCGGTCCGATGGGTGACGCCGGCCTGACCGGCCGCAAGATCATCGTCGACACCTACGGCGGCATGGCCCGTCACGGTGGTGGCGCGTTCTCGGGCAAGGACCCGTCGAAGGTCGACCGTTCCGCGGCGTATGCGATGCGGTGGGTGGCGAAGAACGTCGTCGCGGCCGGGTTGGCGACGCGGACCGAGGTGCAGGTCGCGTACGCGATCGGCAAGGCGGCGCCGGTGGGTCTGTTCGTGGAGACGTTCGGGACGGAGACGGTGGATCCGTCGAAGATCCAGCAGGCCATCACCGAGGTCTTCGACCTCCGGCCGGCGGCGATCATCCGCGACCTGGACCTGCTGCGCCCGATCTACGCCCCGACCGCCGCGTACGGCCACTTCGGCCGTCCGGAACTGGACCTGCCGTGGGAAAGCACCGCCCGCGCGGCCGACCTGAAAGCCGCCACCGGCGCCTGA
- a CDS encoding GNAT family N-acetyltransferase: MTETARLEPLEPWQAEEFAGHLERAREHIRPWVGPAFVTDDVEGARATLRRYAERQAADGGRLFGIRLDGELVGGVMFVEFDAGVGSCEIGCWLEPGAEGHGLVTRACEALLDWAFTTRGLHRAEWRCRADNIRSSAVAERLGMVREGVLREYWPYEGARYDKEIWAILARDRKSRTP, from the coding sequence TTGACGGAAACCGCCCGGCTCGAGCCGCTGGAGCCGTGGCAGGCCGAGGAGTTCGCCGGGCACCTCGAGCGGGCGCGCGAGCACATCCGGCCGTGGGTCGGGCCGGCGTTCGTCACCGATGACGTCGAGGGCGCGCGGGCGACCCTGCGCCGGTACGCCGAGCGTCAGGCCGCCGACGGCGGCCGGCTCTTCGGCATCCGGCTCGACGGCGAGCTGGTCGGCGGCGTCATGTTCGTGGAGTTCGACGCGGGTGTCGGCTCGTGCGAGATCGGCTGCTGGCTCGAACCCGGCGCCGAGGGCCACGGCCTGGTCACGCGGGCCTGCGAGGCGCTGCTCGACTGGGCGTTCACCACCCGGGGCCTGCACCGCGCGGAGTGGCGCTGCCGCGCGGACAACATCCGCAGCTCGGCGGTCGCCGAGCGCCTCGGCATGGTCCGCGAAGGCGTCCTGCGCGAGTACTGGCCGTACGAAGGTGCCCGCTACGACAAGGAAATCTGGGCCATCCTCGCCCGCGACCGGAAAAGCCGAACGCCGTGA
- a CDS encoding TetR/AcrR family transcriptional regulator, producing the protein MPRPRGDHEARRRDVSEAVWRVLTAHGFGGLTMRAVATELGATTGLLTHYFSGKRELLAHALDLLDERTATRARRTAGPGLAAVRALLLDVLPLTGEAVTGNRIWVSSWDTALADPALSAAYARKYGKSRDRLRDLVTDAQQLGELRPGDPERVAAGALSFTLGLVVQALFDPRAFPPDRQVELLDDHLAALVDPHFPADG; encoded by the coding sequence GTGCCGCGTCCCAGGGGAGACCACGAAGCCCGCCGCCGCGACGTCTCCGAGGCGGTCTGGCGGGTCCTGACCGCGCACGGCTTCGGCGGCCTGACGATGCGCGCCGTCGCGACCGAGCTCGGCGCCACCACCGGCCTGCTCACGCACTACTTCAGCGGCAAACGGGAACTGCTCGCGCACGCGCTCGACCTGCTGGACGAGCGCACCGCCACCCGCGCCCGCCGGACCGCCGGCCCGGGCCTCGCCGCGGTGCGCGCGCTGCTCCTGGACGTCCTGCCGCTCACCGGCGAAGCGGTCACGGGCAACCGGATCTGGGTGTCCTCATGGGACACCGCGCTCGCCGACCCGGCGTTGAGCGCCGCGTACGCGCGGAAGTACGGCAAGAGCCGCGACCGGCTGCGCGACCTCGTCACCGACGCACAACAGCTCGGCGAGCTGCGCCCGGGCGATCCCGAGCGCGTCGCCGCGGGCGCGTTGTCGTTCACGCTCGGCCTGGTCGTCCAGGCGCTGTTCGACCCGCGCGCGTTCCCGCCGGACCGGCAGGTCGAGCTGCTCGACGACCACCTCGCCGCCCTGGTCGACCCGCATTTCCCGGCGGACGGGTGA